One window of Myxocyprinus asiaticus isolate MX2 ecotype Aquarium Trade chromosome 4, UBuf_Myxa_2, whole genome shotgun sequence genomic DNA carries:
- the fam78ab gene encoding protein FAM78A isoform X1, translating to MSCWPLVWIVMGCIQSIRCKPKSFRDSIVVLEVNSSIDSNPTSIDESSSVVLRYRTPHFRASARVLVPPVAAKESWTIGWIQACNHMEFHNKYGAIGMSSWELPDLQDGKIEAISDSDGVNYPWYGNTTETCTVVGPTKKDTKFTVSMNDNFYPSVTWGVPVSDSNVPMLSSIWRDQSFTTWLLAINQASGEILVLQTVRWRMRLHIEVDPDKPLGQRAKLREPIAQEQPQVLSKNEPIPPNAMIKPNANDAQVLMWRPRNGDAVVVIPPKH from the exons ATGTCGTGCTGGCCGCTCGTGTGGATTGTGATGGGTTGTATTCAGAGTATCAGGTGTAAACCCAAGAGTTTCCGGGACAGCATCGTGGTTCTGGAGGTGAACTCGTCCATTGACTCGAACCCCACCAGCATCGACGAGTCCTCCAGCGTGGTGCTGCGCTACCGCACGCCGCATTTCCGCGCGTCGGCTCGGGTGCTGGTGCCGCCGGTGGCCGCTAAAGAGAGCTGGACGATCGGCTGGATTCAGGCGTGCAATCACATGGAGTTTCACAACAAATACGGAGCCATAGGGAT GTCGAGCTGGGAACTTCCGGATCTCCAAGACGGAAAGATCGAAGCCATCAGTGACTCGGACGGCGTCAATTACCCGTGGTACGGCAACACCACCGAGACATGCACCGTGGTGGGACCCACCAAGAAGGACACCAAGTTCACTGTCAGCATGAACGACAACTTCTACCCGAGCGTGACGTGGGGCGTGCCCGTGAGTGACAGTAATGTGCCCATGCTGAGCAGCATTTGGAGGGACCAGAGCTTCACCACGTGGCTGTTGGCCATCAACCAGGCATCGGGCGAGATCCTGGTGCTGCAGACGGTGCGCTGGCGCATGCGTTTACACATTGAGGTGGATCCGGACAAACCGCTCGGCCAGAGGGCGAAACTACGCGAGCCAATAGCCCAGGAGCAACCGCAGGTGCTCAGCAAGAATGAACCCATCCCACCCAATGCCATGATCAAACCCAATGCCAACGACGCTCAGGTCCTGATGTGGCGCCCCAGGAACGGTGACGCGGTGGTGGTCATTCCGCCCAAACACTGA
- the fam78ab gene encoding protein FAM78A isoform X2, translating into MNDNFYPSVTWGVPVSDSNVPMLSSIWRDQSFTTWLLAINQASGEILVLQTVRWRMRLHIEVDPDKPLGQRAKLREPIAQEQPQVLSKNEPIPPNAMIKPNANDAQVLMWRPRNGDAVVVIPPKH; encoded by the coding sequence ATGAACGACAACTTCTACCCGAGCGTGACGTGGGGCGTGCCCGTGAGTGACAGTAATGTGCCCATGCTGAGCAGCATTTGGAGGGACCAGAGCTTCACCACGTGGCTGTTGGCCATCAACCAGGCATCGGGCGAGATCCTGGTGCTGCAGACGGTGCGCTGGCGCATGCGTTTACACATTGAGGTGGATCCGGACAAACCGCTCGGCCAGAGGGCGAAACTACGCGAGCCAATAGCCCAGGAGCAACCGCAGGTGCTCAGCAAGAATGAACCCATCCCACCCAATGCCATGATCAAACCCAATGCCAACGACGCTCAGGTCCTGATGTGGCGCCCCAGGAACGGTGACGCGGTGGTGGTCATTCCGCCCAAACACTGA